In Polaribacter sp. Hel_I_88, the following proteins share a genomic window:
- a CDS encoding EF-hand domain-containing protein — translation MAWTKEKILINIESLMRSKFTHPKDAFDYYDSNKDGFLTKADFKILLKEADVSILIRGLVAEFMMQSFDQNKDNLVSWDEFQEAIKESGIKE, via the coding sequence ATGGCTTGGACAAAAGAAAAAATATTAATCAATATCGAAAGTTTGATGCGTAGTAAATTTACGCATCCTAAAGATGCATTTGATTACTATGATAGTAATAAAGATGGGTTTTTAACAAAAGCAGACTTTAAAATTCTTTTAAAAGAAGCAGACGTAAGTATTTTAATTAGAGGTTTGGTTGCCGAATTTATGATGCAAAGTTTCGATCAAAATAAGGATAATTTGGTAAGTTGGGACGAGTTTCAAGAGGCAATCAAAGAATCAGGAATAAAAGAGTAA
- the tig gene encoding trigger factor translates to MNITKENVDALNAVIKIDIVADDYQAKVTEKLTDYRKKANIPGFRKGQVPMGMIKKQYGKSMMIDEVNTLLQASLNKYLQEEKLDILGNPIPRIDENFDWNADTFTFEFEIGLAPEFTVDLSAKNKIKQYNIVATDELINEEVKNIQTRYGKVNPIEVATKDANVTGTFVNEEKEINKKGTFLVADLEGEENQNKITGAKVGDVIELESKKLFENDHKLQQILGVAHDEIHDLDIKLTFTVEDITETEPAELDQELFDKLFSDGSVTNVTQLKDKIKEDAEKQFQQQADQFVLTAVQEYLIENTKFDLPADFLKKWLRTAGEKELTAEEAAAEFEKSEKGLRYQLIEGKLMKDNDIKLDYKELVDYAKVFIRQQMAQFGNMNPEEKELDEIAGRILQNQEEAQKLQGQLISQKLITFFKENINFNTVEVSYEEFIKEAYKQ, encoded by the coding sequence ATGAATATTACAAAAGAAAATGTAGATGCGTTAAACGCAGTTATTAAAATTGATATTGTTGCAGACGATTATCAGGCAAAAGTAACAGAAAAGTTAACAGATTATCGTAAAAAGGCAAACATTCCTGGTTTTAGAAAAGGGCAGGTGCCAATGGGAATGATTAAAAAGCAGTATGGCAAATCTATGATGATAGATGAAGTAAATACACTTTTACAAGCTTCCTTAAATAAATATTTACAAGAAGAAAAGTTAGATATTTTAGGAAATCCTATTCCTAGAATAGATGAAAATTTCGACTGGAATGCAGATACGTTTACTTTTGAATTCGAAATTGGTTTAGCACCAGAATTTACAGTTGATTTATCAGCAAAAAATAAAATTAAACAATATAATATTGTTGCTACAGACGAATTAATTAACGAAGAAGTTAAGAATATTCAAACGCGTTATGGAAAAGTTAACCCTATTGAAGTAGCAACTAAGGATGCTAATGTTACAGGAACTTTTGTAAACGAGGAAAAAGAAATCAACAAAAAAGGAACTTTTTTAGTTGCTGATTTAGAAGGAGAGGAAAACCAAAATAAAATTACAGGTGCAAAAGTTGGTGATGTTATTGAGTTAGAATCAAAAAAATTATTTGAAAACGACCATAAATTACAGCAGATTTTAGGAGTTGCTCATGATGAAATTCACGATTTAGACATAAAATTAACCTTTACTGTAGAGGATATTACTGAAACTGAACCAGCAGAATTAGATCAAGAATTGTTTGATAAATTATTTTCTGATGGAAGTGTTACCAATGTAACTCAATTAAAAGATAAAATTAAAGAAGATGCTGAAAAGCAGTTTCAACAACAGGCAGATCAGTTTGTATTAACAGCTGTCCAAGAATATTTAATTGAAAATACAAAGTTTGATTTACCTGCAGATTTCTTAAAGAAATGGTTAAGAACTGCTGGCGAAAAAGAATTAACAGCGGAAGAAGCTGCTGCTGAATTCGAAAAATCTGAAAAAGGTTTACGTTACCAATTAATTGAAGGAAAGTTGATGAAAGATAACGACATCAAACTTGATTATAAAGAATTGGTAGATTATGCGAAGGTTTTTATCCGTCAGCAAATGGCGCAATTTGGTAACATGAATCCAGAAGAAAAAGAATTGGATGAAATTGCTGGTAGAATTTTACAAAATCAAGAAGAAGCTCAAAAATTACAAGGACAATTAATTAGTCAAAAATTAATTACGTTCTTTAAAGAAAATATCAACTTTAATACAGTAGAAGTTTCTTATGAAGAGTTTATCAAAGAAGCTTACAAGCAATAA
- a CDS encoding sterol desaturase family protein, producing MNKYIDIIKNSYSNYWNYIQKSVLMDLNWENYFYGLIIISLVVWGLEAIFPWRKNQSLFRKDFWLDTFYMFFNFFLLNLIVLIALSNSAAAIFNDVLGLVGLSVSSFQLLDLNSLPFFVRIFIFFIVVDFVQWWTHRLLHRVEFLWNFHKVHHSVKEMGFAAHLRYHWMEPVVYNSLRYIPLAIIGGFSAKDVAFVHFFNIAVGHLNHANINWDYGWLKYIFNNPKMHIWHHSKELPAERKFGVNFGLTLSIWDYIFKTNYIPHSGRDIEIGFKGDENFPKGFLEQEMYPLGKK from the coding sequence ATGAACAAGTATATAGACATCATAAAAAACTCCTATTCCAATTATTGGAATTATATTCAAAAATCTGTTTTGATGGATTTGAATTGGGAGAATTATTTCTATGGATTAATTATTATTTCTTTAGTTGTTTGGGGTTTAGAAGCTATTTTTCCTTGGCGTAAAAATCAATCTTTGTTTCGTAAAGATTTTTGGTTAGATACTTTTTATATGTTCTTTAATTTCTTTTTATTGAACTTAATTGTATTGATTGCCTTATCAAATTCTGCAGCAGCAATTTTTAATGATGTCTTAGGTTTGGTAGGTTTGTCTGTATCTAGTTTTCAATTATTGGATTTAAATTCGTTACCCTTTTTTGTAAGAATTTTCATCTTTTTTATTGTGGTTGATTTTGTGCAATGGTGGACACACAGGTTATTACACAGAGTAGAATTTCTTTGGAATTTTCATAAAGTACATCACTCTGTAAAAGAAATGGGGTTTGCTGCACATTTACGCTATCATTGGATGGAACCTGTTGTGTACAATTCTCTAAGGTATATTCCTTTAGCAATTATTGGTGGCTTTTCTGCCAAAGATGTAGCCTTTGTTCACTTTTTTAATATTGCAGTTGGGCACTTAAATCATGCGAATATTAATTGGGATTATGGTTGGTTAAAATACATTTTTAACAATCCTAAAATGCATATTTGGCATCACTCTAAAGAATTACCAGCAGAAAGAAAATTTGGTGTAAACTTTGGATTGACTTTAAGTATTTGGGATTATATTTTTAAAACCAATTATATTCCACATTCAGGAAGAGATATCGAGATTGGTTTTAAAGGTGATGAAAATTTTCCAAAAGGATTTTTAGAGCAAGAAATGTATCCTTTAGGTAAAAAGTAA
- a CDS encoding EF-hand domain-containing protein produces MGAKENILRDIHTLISTKYNSPEDAFVAFDKDKDGSLSKDEIKDLLKAAGVNSFLRGLVAGEMIKGYDKSGDEKINKEEFKVAIAELNRDY; encoded by the coding sequence ATGGGCGCAAAAGAAAATATATTAAGAGATATTCACACATTAATTTCAACAAAATACAACTCTCCAGAAGATGCTTTTGTAGCATTTGATAAGGATAAAGACGGTTCTTTAAGTAAAGATGAAATTAAGGATTTACTAAAAGCAGCAGGTGTAAATAGCTTTTTAAGAGGTTTGGTAGCTGGTGAAATGATAAAAGGCTATGATAAATCTGGTGATGAAAAAATTAACAAGGAAGAATTTAAAGTCGCAATTGCAGAGTTAAATAGAGATTATTAA
- a CDS encoding M28 family peptidase codes for MKNVLFFIFLSILISCKPEINQENRIKEDVTFLASDELEGRQTGTEGEKKAATYVSKRFKELGLQPKGTQNYLQPFSFRPKTNPHDEVKFDVNGDGTITGNNVIGFLNNKAENTIIIGAHYDHLGFGGEGSLYRDSIKAIHNGADDNASGVAVLLNLTAKLKTKNTNNNYLFMAFSGEEMGLLGSNYFVKNPTIDLNKVSYMINMDMVGRMKKDSSLAVYGTGTSPIFKQVLKSHNDNFRLVQQESGVGPSDHTSFYLADIPVLHFFTGQHEDYHKPGDDSEKLNYEGMDLIADYIFNIISDLDDNGKLSFRKTKNESEDAPRFKVGLGVIPDYLFDGKGMRIDGISEDKPAQKAGLQKGDIVIQLGDSLVTNMMSYMRALSVFEEGNSTKVIVKRGSEEVEKEINF; via the coding sequence ATGAAAAACGTCCTATTTTTTATCTTTTTGAGTATTTTAATTTCTTGTAAGCCAGAAATAAACCAAGAAAACCGAATTAAAGAAGATGTTACTTTTTTAGCTTCGGATGAATTAGAAGGGAGACAAACAGGTACTGAAGGCGAAAAGAAAGCAGCTACATATGTTTCAAAACGATTTAAAGAATTAGGATTACAACCTAAAGGCACTCAAAATTATTTACAACCTTTTTCGTTTAGACCAAAAACAAATCCTCATGATGAGGTAAAATTTGATGTAAATGGAGATGGTACCATTACAGGAAATAATGTGATTGGTTTTTTAAATAACAAAGCAGAAAATACGATTATAATTGGAGCACACTATGATCATTTAGGTTTTGGTGGTGAAGGTTCTTTGTACAGAGATTCTATAAAAGCTATCCATAATGGTGCAGATGATAATGCTTCTGGAGTTGCAGTTTTGCTAAATTTGACAGCAAAATTAAAAACAAAAAACACGAATAACAACTATCTTTTTATGGCATTTTCTGGAGAAGAAATGGGACTTTTAGGTTCTAATTATTTTGTGAAAAATCCCACAATCGACCTAAATAAAGTATCTTATATGATTAATATGGATATGGTTGGTAGAATGAAAAAAGACTCTTCTTTAGCAGTTTACGGCACAGGAACTTCACCAATTTTTAAACAAGTTTTAAAATCGCATAATGACAATTTTAGATTGGTACAGCAAGAATCTGGAGTTGGCCCAAGTGATCATACTAGTTTTTATTTGGCTGATATTCCTGTATTGCACTTTTTTACTGGACAACATGAAGATTATCATAAACCTGGTGATGATTCAGAAAAACTGAATTATGAAGGAATGGATTTAATTGCTGATTACATTTTTAATATTATTTCTGATTTAGATGATAATGGAAAACTTTCTTTTAGAAAAACAAAGAACGAAAGTGAAGATGCACCACGTTTTAAAGTTGGTTTGGGTGTAATTCCAGATTATTTATTTGATGGAAAAGGTATGCGAATTGATGGAATTTCCGAAGATAAACCTGCTCAAAAAGCAGGATTACAAAAAGGGGATATCGTAATTCAATTAGGTGATAGCTTAGTTACAAATATGATGAGTTACATGCGTGCTTTATCAGTTTTCGAAGAAGGAAATTCCACAAAAGTTATTGTAAAAAGAGGAAGTGAAGAAGTTGAGAAGGAAATTAACTTCTAA
- a CDS encoding NAD(P)/FAD-dependent oxidoreductase → MKKTTYDVVIVGAGTAGIMLARELGKFKQKVLVLERKKSLLEFSFKTLASFINLEEFGLTNYSVAQEIDFAVVHSKSLKEKVKVVGLTLDKVKLHEEIINSLDDDFIDIELGVHIKEIIADAENNYTAVKDKNGKEYTAKIFVDASGTTGVLSKKIGLIPKITDLATGVEYNAKYLGNDNEIHLLIGKDYKGGYGWVFPLKNKRAIVGFGTFDKIMIKGLKDNLNAILELPTIKKLVLKDNDIVEGGSIPITPVIDKFVSGNLVCVGDSVSQVNPIVGEGYKFIFESAIMASKVIHQALIKDDVKLLSVYEDQWKKRFETNYIRSKVAQKRIFSLTKKDFLIDVGLVLLKLRANKKNVETLSGEYK, encoded by the coding sequence TTGAAAAAAACTACTTATGATGTTGTTATTGTTGGAGCAGGAACAGCAGGAATAATGTTAGCCAGAGAATTAGGCAAGTTTAAGCAAAAAGTTCTTGTTTTAGAAAGAAAAAAAAGTCTTTTAGAATTTTCATTTAAAACGCTAGCAAGCTTTATCAATTTAGAAGAATTTGGATTGACAAATTATTCAGTTGCACAAGAAATTGATTTTGCTGTTGTACATTCTAAATCCTTAAAAGAAAAAGTAAAAGTAGTAGGTTTAACGTTGGATAAAGTAAAACTTCACGAAGAGATTATAAACTCTTTAGATGACGATTTTATAGACATCGAATTAGGTGTTCATATAAAAGAAATTATTGCTGATGCAGAAAATAACTATACTGCAGTTAAAGATAAAAATGGAAAAGAATATACTGCCAAAATATTTGTAGATGCTTCTGGAACAACTGGTGTTCTCAGCAAAAAAATAGGGTTAATTCCAAAAATTACGGATTTAGCTACAGGAGTAGAATATAATGCTAAATATTTAGGGAATGATAACGAAATACATCTTTTAATAGGTAAAGATTATAAAGGTGGTTATGGATGGGTATTTCCTTTAAAAAATAAAAGAGCAATTGTTGGTTTTGGTACTTTTGATAAAATTATGATTAAAGGTTTAAAAGATAATTTAAATGCAATTTTAGAATTACCAACTATTAAAAAATTAGTTCTTAAAGACAATGATATTGTAGAAGGAGGAAGCATACCAATAACACCTGTAATCGATAAATTTGTGTCAGGTAATTTGGTTTGTGTAGGAGATTCAGTTTCTCAAGTAAATCCAATTGTTGGTGAAGGGTACAAGTTTATTTTTGAATCTGCAATTATGGCAAGTAAAGTTATACATCAAGCCTTAATTAAAGATGATGTAAAGTTACTTTCTGTTTACGAGGATCAATGGAAAAAACGATTCGAAACCAATTATATAAGATCTAAGGTTGCACAAAAAAGAATCTTTTCATTAACCAAAAAAGATTTTCTAATAGATGTTGGTTTGGTTCTATTAAAGTTAAGAGCGAATAAGAAAAACGTTGAAACTCTTTCTGGAGAATACAAGTAA
- the lepA gene encoding translation elongation factor 4 — translation MKNIRNFCIIAHIDHGKSTLADRLLDFTGTVTAREKKEQLLDSMDLERERGITIKSHAIQMDYVHNGEHYILNLIDTPGHVDFSYEVSRSIAACEGALLIVDAAQSIQAQTISNLYLALENDLEIIPVLNKVDLPSANPEEVTDDIVDLLGCDPEEVIHASGKTGFGVDNILEAIINRIPAPKGNPDAPLQALIFDSVYNSYRGIETYFRVFNGEIKKGQEIKFVATGKNYFADEVGTLKLTQVVKKSVKTGDVGYLITGIKTAKEVKVGDTITDFANPTKEIIGGFEDVKPMVFAGIYPVDTEDYEELRSSMEKLQLNDASLVFQPESSAALGFGFRCGFLGMLHMEIIQERLEREFNMTVITTVPNVSYHAYTKKNPEELILLNNPTDLPDPSRLDRVEEPFIKASIITKSDFVGQVMSLCIEKRGQIINQTYLTTQRVELIFEMPLAEIVFDFYDRLKTVSKGYASFDYHPIGMRESKLVRVDILLNAQPVDALSALLHADNAYSIGKKIVEKLKELIPRQQFDIPIQAAIGAKIIARETTKALRKDVTAKCYGGDISRKRKLLEKQKKGKKRMRQVGNVEIPQEAFMAVLKLND, via the coding sequence ATGAAGAACATTAGAAATTTTTGCATTATTGCTCATATTGATCATGGTAAAAGTACATTAGCAGACAGATTGCTAGATTTTACTGGAACTGTAACTGCTCGTGAAAAAAAAGAGCAATTGTTAGATAGTATGGATTTGGAGCGCGAACGTGGAATTACCATAAAATCGCACGCAATTCAAATGGACTATGTTCATAATGGAGAGCACTATATTTTAAATTTAATTGATACTCCAGGTCACGTAGATTTCTCTTATGAAGTTTCAAGATCTATAGCAGCTTGTGAAGGCGCTTTGCTAATTGTAGATGCTGCTCAAAGCATACAAGCACAAACTATTTCTAACCTATACTTGGCTTTGGAGAACGATTTAGAAATTATTCCTGTTTTAAATAAAGTAGATTTACCTTCTGCAAATCCAGAAGAAGTAACTGACGATATTGTAGATTTATTAGGTTGCGATCCTGAAGAGGTTATTCATGCAAGTGGAAAAACTGGTTTTGGAGTTGACAATATTTTGGAAGCAATTATCAATAGAATTCCTGCTCCTAAAGGAAACCCAGATGCGCCATTACAAGCCTTAATTTTTGATTCTGTGTATAATTCTTACAGAGGAATTGAAACGTATTTTAGAGTTTTTAACGGCGAAATTAAAAAAGGACAAGAAATAAAGTTTGTTGCAACAGGTAAAAATTATTTTGCAGATGAAGTTGGTACGTTAAAACTAACCCAGGTTGTAAAAAAATCTGTAAAAACTGGGGATGTTGGCTATTTAATTACTGGAATTAAAACAGCAAAAGAAGTAAAAGTAGGTGATACGATTACAGATTTTGCAAACCCAACAAAAGAAATTATTGGAGGTTTTGAAGATGTGAAACCAATGGTTTTTGCAGGTATTTATCCTGTAGATACAGAAGATTATGAGGAATTGCGTTCTTCTATGGAAAAACTGCAATTAAATGATGCTTCTTTAGTATTTCAACCAGAAAGTTCTGCTGCTTTAGGATTTGGATTTCGATGTGGATTTTTAGGAATGTTACACATGGAAATTATTCAAGAACGTTTAGAGCGTGAGTTTAATATGACTGTAATAACAACAGTTCCCAACGTTTCTTATCATGCATACACAAAGAAAAATCCTGAGGAATTAATCTTATTAAACAATCCAACAGATTTACCTGATCCATCTAGATTGGATAGAGTAGAAGAGCCATTTATCAAAGCAAGTATTATAACGAAATCCGATTTTGTTGGACAAGTAATGAGTTTGTGTATCGAAAAACGTGGTCAAATTATCAACCAAACCTATTTAACAACACAGAGAGTTGAGTTGATTTTTGAAATGCCTTTGGCAGAAATTGTTTTCGATTTTTACGATCGTTTAAAAACGGTTTCTAAAGGATATGCTTCTTTCGATTACCATCCAATTGGTATGCGTGAATCGAAATTAGTAAGAGTAGATATCTTATTAAATGCACAACCTGTAGACGCACTTTCTGCCTTATTACATGCAGATAATGCTTATTCAATTGGTAAAAAAATTGTTGAAAAATTAAAAGAATTAATTCCAAGACAACAGTTTGATATTCCTATTCAAGCTGCTATTGGTGCAAAAATTATTGCACGTGAAACTACAAAAGCGTTGCGTAAAGATGTTACTGCAAAATGTTATGGAGGTGATATTTCTAGAAAACGTAAGTTATTAGAAAAGCAGAAAAAAGGAAAGAAAAGAATGCGTCAAGTTGGGAATGTAGAAATTCCTCAAGAAGCATTTATGGCTGTTTTAAAATTGAATGATTAA
- a CDS encoding PD40 domain-containing protein, whose amino-acid sequence MRLLSVLVLALLMLSCKNDKKQSKDNSEEKIIVKDSLIYPEEVHFKSLRQVTFGGDNAEAYWSFDDKQLVFQSNYKNWNVSCDQMFLMNADENFKDNMPPMISTGKGRTTCAYFLPDNKHIIYASTHLVDDNCPEVPLRKNGKYIWPVYDSFDIFVADLEGNIVKQLTNEVGYDAEPTVSPKGDKIVFTSTRSGDLELYTMNIDGSDVKQITDELGYDGGAFFSPDGTKIIFRSSRPKTDEEIKAYKDLLAEGLVEPTEMELYICNADGSELRQLTDLGNANWSPFFHPSGKKILFSSNFEAERGFPFNLYLIDIDGKNLERVTHGETFDAFPVFSNDGKKLAFSSNRNNGGGRDTNLFIAEWQD is encoded by the coding sequence ATGAGATTACTTTCTGTACTTGTGTTGGCATTATTAATGCTTTCCTGTAAAAATGATAAAAAACAATCTAAAGATAATTCAGAAGAAAAAATAATTGTAAAAGATTCTTTAATTTACCCTGAAGAAGTGCATTTTAAAAGTTTACGTCAAGTAACTTTTGGTGGCGATAATGCAGAAGCATATTGGAGTTTTGATGATAAACAATTAGTTTTTCAATCGAACTATAAAAATTGGAATGTAAGTTGCGACCAAATGTTTTTAATGAATGCTGATGAAAATTTTAAAGACAACATGCCACCCATGATTTCTACAGGAAAAGGAAGAACAACATGTGCGTATTTTTTACCAGATAATAAACATATTATTTACGCTTCTACACATTTGGTAGATGATAATTGTCCTGAAGTTCCTTTGCGTAAAAACGGAAAATACATTTGGCCAGTGTATGATAGTTTCGACATTTTTGTAGCAGATTTAGAAGGGAATATCGTAAAACAATTAACGAATGAAGTGGGTTATGATGCAGAACCAACAGTGTCTCCAAAAGGCGATAAAATTGTATTTACATCTACCAGAAGTGGAGATTTGGAATTGTATACGATGAATATTGACGGTTCTGACGTGAAACAAATTACTGACGAATTGGGTTATGATGGAGGCGCATTTTTCTCTCCTGATGGAACAAAAATTATCTTTAGATCTTCTAGACCAAAAACAGATGAGGAAATTAAAGCGTACAAAGATTTGTTAGCAGAAGGTTTGGTAGAACCTACAGAAATGGAGCTTTATATTTGTAATGCTGATGGTTCTGAATTACGTCAATTAACAGATTTAGGGAATGCAAATTGGAGTCCGTTTTTTCATCCTTCAGGAAAAAAGATTTTATTCTCCTCTAATTTCGAAGCAGAAAGAGGTTTTCCTTTCAATTTATATTTAATAGATATTGATGGTAAAAATTTAGAAAGAGTAACGCATGGAGAAACGTTTGATGCCTTTCCAGTATTTTCTAACGATGGTAAAAAGTTAGCTTTTTCATCTAACAGAAATAATGGAGGTGGAAGAGATACTAATTTGTTTATTGCAGAATGGCAAGACTAA
- a CDS encoding heme-binding protein, translating into MKTVFIIIGVIVVLFIIFQLYFVNAQKDIEQYPYKVVKKYDNFEIRNYEDALFTSVKLNTNNYDKTSSKGFSILAGYIFGGNEKEEKIAMTSPVAMTLEENSTMLFLVPKEYSKESLPKPNDASIEFKEMPAKKVAAITFGGWANDEKIASYKMKLIKALDKEGIKYTNNYFFLGYNAPMEVINRKNEVIVELE; encoded by the coding sequence ATGAAAACTGTATTTATAATAATTGGAGTGATTGTAGTTTTATTTATAATATTTCAGCTTTATTTTGTGAACGCACAAAAAGATATTGAACAATACCCTTACAAAGTTGTTAAAAAGTACGATAATTTTGAAATAAGAAATTACGAAGATGCTCTTTTCACCTCTGTAAAACTCAACACAAATAATTATGACAAAACTTCTAGCAAAGGTTTTTCTATTTTAGCTGGTTATATTTTTGGTGGAAATGAAAAGGAAGAAAAAATAGCCATGACATCTCCTGTTGCTATGACTTTAGAAGAAAACTCAACTATGCTATTTTTGGTTCCAAAAGAATATTCAAAAGAAAGTTTACCAAAACCAAATGATGCATCCATCGAGTTTAAAGAAATGCCTGCAAAAAAAGTTGCTGCGATTACTTTTGGTGGTTGGGCAAATGATGAAAAGATTGCTTCTTATAAAATGAAACTCATAAAAGCTTTGGATAAAGAAGGCATAAAATACACAAATAATTACTTTTTTTTGGGCTACAATGCACCCATGGAAGTTATCAATAGAAAAAATGAAGTAATTGTTGAATTGGAGTAA
- a CDS encoding PepSY domain-containing protein, producing MKKLQKKDYFAIHSWIGVQLSIIFFIVCFSGTLAVFSHELDWIFNSEMRASPQKELASKNKILNQLKTDFPKQHITFWEKSREEYLVDIVHLENDEGAILYVFANPYTGKIQGSSTGTIQRFFRDLHYNLFIPTDIGNYIVLLFGFLLLGSLISGLKFINNKRKHSINIGKKNNALAYTKNLHKTFAIWSIPFIMLFSVTGIWYFTERANLFSIADYIEDQEIENVSTNLNEAENFSYSLDYDAAIKSAKSKIPNFTFGSFVISDDEKTIEVRGNSDSKLARYRANRVVIDPQTNDVVFLQKATETNALMTINNLVDPIHFGYFGGLFTKAIWFIFGLLICYLAASGIWIYLKRISKNKKGTYTFRYLNWFLFAVIQFFMYSRLILEQHISLKNHCIILFFWLLFIYLIYHIFYKKIRA from the coding sequence ATGAAAAAACTTCAAAAGAAAGATTATTTTGCAATACATAGTTGGATAGGAGTTCAGCTAAGCATTATTTTTTTTATCGTTTGTTTTTCTGGTACTTTAGCTGTTTTTAGTCACGAATTAGATTGGATATTTAATTCAGAAATGAGAGCAAGTCCGCAAAAAGAGTTGGCTTCAAAAAATAAAATTCTAAATCAATTAAAAACAGATTTTCCAAAACAACATATAACTTTCTGGGAAAAATCTAGAGAAGAGTATTTAGTTGATATTGTTCATCTAGAAAATGATGAAGGCGCTATTTTGTATGTATTTGCAAATCCTTATACAGGAAAAATACAAGGCAGTTCTACTGGAACCATCCAACGTTTTTTTAGAGATTTACATTATAATTTGTTTATTCCTACAGATATTGGGAATTACATTGTGTTGCTTTTTGGTTTTTTACTGTTGGGTTCTTTAATTAGTGGTTTAAAATTCATCAACAATAAAAGAAAACATTCTATAAATATTGGTAAGAAAAATAATGCTTTAGCCTACACCAAAAATTTGCACAAAACTTTTGCAATATGGTCAATTCCATTCATCATGTTGTTTTCTGTAACTGGAATTTGGTATTTTACAGAAAGAGCCAATTTATTTTCGATTGCAGATTATATTGAAGATCAGGAAATTGAGAATGTTTCCACCAATCTTAATGAAGCAGAAAATTTCTCTTATAGTTTAGATTATGATGCTGCCATTAAAAGTGCTAAAAGTAAAATCCCGAATTTTACGTTTGGTTCTTTTGTTATTTCTGATGATGAAAAAACAATAGAAGTTAGAGGGAATTCTGATTCAAAATTAGCAAGATATAGAGCCAATAGAGTTGTTATTGATCCACAAACAAATGATGTTGTGTTTCTGCAAAAAGCAACAGAAACAAATGCTTTAATGACGATCAATAATTTGGTAGATCCTATTCATTTTGGGTATTTTGGAGGTTTATTCACAAAAGCTATTTGGTTTATTTTTGGACTCTTAATTTGTTATTTAGCAGCCAGTGGCATTTGGATTTATCTAAAAAGAATTTCAAAAAACAAAAAAGGAACGTACACATTTCGATATTTGAATTGGTTTTTGTTTGCTGTAATTCAATTTTTTATGTATTCAAGACTTATTCTTGAACAGCATATTTCACTAAAAAACCATTGTATAATTTTATTTTTTTGGTTGTTATTTATCTATTTAATTTATCATATTTTCTACAAAAAAATACGTGCATAA
- a CDS encoding DUF4345 domain-containing protein: MFKTKQDFITKIHLIISVLIVVPVSFVYGFNPSSEFDIQLQTIDEHNFFKAIMGLYLGFSTLWILGIFKHQYLKIALITNMIFMLGLGFGRVLSFFMDGNPTFGYQFGTIAELFLGFYGVWVLKRFKIR; encoded by the coding sequence ATGTTCAAAACCAAACAAGATTTTATTACCAAAATACATTTAATAATTTCGGTTTTAATTGTGGTGCCTGTTTCTTTTGTTTATGGATTCAATCCTTCATCAGAATTTGATATACAGTTACAAACCATAGACGAACATAATTTCTTTAAAGCAATTATGGGTTTGTATTTGGGGTTTTCTACTCTTTGGATTTTAGGCATTTTCAAACATCAATATTTAAAAATAGCGTTAATAACCAACATGATTTTTATGTTAGGGTTAGGTTTTGGTAGAGTTCTAAGCTTTTTTATGGATGGCAACCCAACTTTCGGATATCAATTTGGTACAATTGCAGAATTGTTTCTAGGATTTTATGGAGTTTGGGTTTTGAAAAGATTTAAAATCCGATAA